The Maniola jurtina chromosome 3, ilManJurt1.1, whole genome shotgun sequence genome segment cttatagcacaggtaaagggataaatccgaaaaccgtgaatttgtggcacaaaaaaaaaaagtgttattttacccccttccgtacggaaccctagtgtACGGAACCcgttgtgtgcgagtccgactcgcacttaaccggtttttttatttgaagtcACTTCAAAATTGTAATTACTGTTTCAGGTGTTGTACGGAACGTAGTCCCATTCGGCTGTTTCGTCGATTGCGGCGTGGGCGACAACGGCCTCATACATACAAGCAATATGGGCAACGCTAATCTGAAGCTGGGCGATCGGGTCGCCGTTACTATCATTACCACACCTAGACCAAAGAAACTACAATTGAAACTGGACAAAATACTTAACTGATATTGTTATTGTGCTGTGATTTTGACTagtaagtgtaattttttatgaaattttgttgATTTTAGTGATATTAATTGATAAGTTATGGTTACCTTGACAATAAATGTGATTGGATAATTTTCTGTTTACTTAGAAACATGCAATATTCTAATCCTTGTATACTTCGGATTCATCAAGGATGAATGAAAAATACGTTTTAATATTcgctaataaaataattgttctTGCTCTATCTGTTGTAAGAACGTGTGCACAGATGTTGGATAGGATATGCTTGGATATATTTTAGAACCTTCGAGTTTTTGCTAGTTTTCTGAATTGAAAGGTCTTATTGAACCAGTGATCCATTTATCTGATTTTTAAAAAGCGCTTTTATAAGCATTATGTATACTACGTGACATCCATTTTGCCTCACAAAAGAAGagttattattttctatatatGAGCGTGGATAATTGAACAGGACTTATGAAATTCGAATTCACAAAAAAACTGCGAAAATggtttaatttaactttatttaagtaataacattaataataatgaaagagTTATTAAAATAACAGTTATTCGGCCTCCAAAATGGTAAACTCGTGTCTGCAATTGAGGTTATAGACGCTGAACATAGCTTTATTGACAATGGCGTCACATATTCCGGACGTGACTCTAAATACaaccaaataaatgataaattagatgtaataactttattattaagAAGTTTAAAGACCCGCCACTACTCTAACTGCAATTTTTAAGTTTAACACATCCCAGAATTTCACGAGACATatcccataatattattataaatgcgaaagtgtgtctgtctgctagcttttcacggtccaacaatttaaccgattttgatgaaagatacagagttaacttacatcccggggatggacataggcaactttttatccaggaaaatcgaagagctcccacgggattgtaagacccatctgtttaacttaTTCATATGAATTTTGGAACAGAAGTCGCTTGCGTTCCagaaagtgacataggcaactttttatcctggataggagagttcccacggaattttttaaatactcgcgggtatcatctagtacaaaatatttttcatgatGCTGAGAGCATGAGTAAAGAACCGCGTGTTTTGAAAAGTATATTTTCACAATACTTTCATTTCCCGAAGAGCATAGGTACTTTACCAATTAAGATTATTCGGGATTGGAAGTTGGATTCTTCAATCCCATAGAGCGAGTCCCGTAAGGATAGCctactcacaagttcataagcTTACCGTTTGCTTAATTTCGACTTCATATCGCTCTCGATGGCTTTGACCAATTGATCATGTGTAGGGATATCTTCCTTCGCATAGTACTCTAAATGGAACTTGAACATCTTGCTATGCAACGCTTCCCTAAAATATACGACTGGTCACCTTTTCATATTTATCATTATTCATACAAAACTGTTATCATCCAAAAATTCTAGAGCAGTGTGATAGGTCCATActattacatatatttttatttttgcgaTGAACAAGGacatttatataatatctaaACCAATGCATTTAAATGCCCTAAAAAGTTCTGCCTAACattcaaagttattatcgttAGCATTtcatagattttaaaaaaaatgagccCTTCTTTAATTTGGTCAATTCCTCAACTTTTCTTGGCTACTTTCCAAAACAATAATACAATAAGATTTAATAGAGAAATTGTATCAAGTATACCACAGCAAAGCGTCTATAATCTGTGATACATCCATCGTCGTCATATTATTGCCCGAAGTGCCTTCTAGATTTCCGTAAACATCTGAAGATAAAAGGTCGTATGGGGGTGTCTGTAAATTAGAAAATCGACGATATAAATATATaggagatttttaaataactacattcgtttttttaaagtattatcGTACCGAAATATACATAGACTTTATTAGAGCCGTGGTAGGTAACTAgactagaaaatattatttcccaCCATAGCCAGAACCAAGCAATGGTGTAAATCCAAAGCTCTAGCAGAAGCCAGAGACCAAGCGCTTTGCGATACATTTGAGAAAAGTCATAGAAAAGGATTATAACCTGCTCCCACATTTGCTTCAACAGCATTCTGTTATATCCATCACGTTGACCCCTTGTTGATATTGCTACAGTCATTGCAAGATACGATGGTAGTGGTTTCTTTATATCCAAAACATATGGAGGACAGTCATTTAtatcctaaaaaaaattattaacaacAGTTCAAGCCCCGATTCTTTCACACAGATGGGAAATTTCGACCGTTAATGCTCTGGAGTCATTCCATGCTTTAACGAGATTCcagtttataattttatagctTTGTTTTAAGATCTCATGCAACAGAAAAATGCTCTCTCATGCTCAGAAAAAAATTTACAGTTAGATAAATAATTTGGACCGAATTTCGCTCCCTGGATAGGCTTTTTCCTATCGTTTCTAAAACAATCTTTTTTTCTATGCGTTTTAAGTTGTCCAAAAGTATGGTCCACAAATGTTTTAGTACTTAAGTATTGTTACAAAGTACTCGTAGATACGTACAGGATGAAACAAGCCATCCTCCGTTATGATAAACTCTTGGTTGCATTTTTCAGTTTTAGCCCTCCTCAAAACTTCGTTTTTTTGATAACGCCTTCGTTCGGTCAAATCGAGAAGTTCACATGTCACAGTCGtcctataaaatatttataagtgGACAAAAGTTGTAGGACTTGTTAGATACACAAAAAAGCTCCAGACATTTCACCGAAAAGTCGGTCAAATCAACACATACCATGGTGTCAAATCAAATCTTAGCAAGTATTTTCTATTGAGTAGAAACACGTGACCCGACATGCTGGTGTTGACCGTGTGGTTCTCGACTTGATTTAACTCAAAATACGTTTGAGTGGTATGTTGAAAGTGGCCTATAAAAATCGCGACAAATGCCTTCCGCGTAGCGTGATTATATAGATTTTTCAAACATAAGAAAGACTATTTTAAGATAGGCTAGCGCTTGACAACAATCATACTTAAAAAAGCAATAATGAGACCTAGGTTAGAGCTGCACGTTTGCCAAGAAGATGCCAATTCCTTTTGACTGCAGGTATTTAAGTAATACGTGGCAGGAAATATGGGCGTCGAAAGGGCGTCCCTCAGCTTAGCgattcatcacactaatcatcacactaatattataaagtgtgtgtatgtttgttactccttcacgcaaaactcttggacggatttggctgaaattcggaatggagatagaaaatatcctggattagcacataggctactttttatcccggaaaaccaaagagttccctcgggatttcgaaaaacctaaatccacgcggatgaagtcgcgggcgtcagctagtatctaatacGTTAAGCAAAAACGTTTAAAACACGAACCGATAAACGTTCACGGTTTCGCGCTGTTTTGTGGTAGAATGGTGAAGAAGAAACAAGGTCGTGGAACTCCTGAGCACAATCCCACTTCCTGAGCATACCTTATtggcaaaaaaaaaccaaacttaaaaatattggtaGTCTCACGTAAAAGTAGCAGGTTCTTGTAAAGTATAAACGGTCATAGTGATCCATTCCGTACTTTTGGGCTGGATGACTCCCCACCATGGCGTCATCACTATGTTGATTAAGTTCGGGATTCTCTCACTAGAAAAGATAGGATTAAAGAAATTATCATGAAAACGATAGCTGAGCAAGAATAATCAAAGCAaagcaaaatattttgataGCCAAACTATTCTTATTGTATCGTTGAACAGAAATTCTGTCGATACCAACTATCGACAGAATTTCTGTTCGACGATACAATAAGAATTTTACTTTTAACGCACTAAGCAGACATCTTTTGGGCTAAGCAATAGATGATCAAGTCCGTCATCGTGTTATTGCCTGAGAAAGAAAGCCAACATCAAAGCACTATGCATCCGTCATAGTGTTGAAAGCTGAATAAGAAATGCAGAAAATTATTGAAAACTGTGCAAaattaaatctaataaaaacAAGTCTTATTGATTTGCTGAGCAAGAAAAAGGTAGCAAATCTTGTTGATTTTATTGTGCAAAAATTGATAATTTTGATTGCAGCAATATTGTTATTAGCTAAGCAATAACAAATTAGAATTATTCGTTAAATCAAAAGTATTATTAATAGGCGTAAGctgagaaaaaataattttcaaagtatagaATCATTTGGACCTAAATGTGTAAACACAATGTTACCATAGGGTgattaaataatctaaaaattaatagaaaaattGCACTTACGGTAGCCAAATAAATCTTATTACATGATCAGTGTCATTAGAAATAGCTATTATGTCTCTTGAAAGTGAATGCGTCAACATAATTGGTAAGGTCATGTGCTCCTTGGATAAAGAAACCTGATAGATAAATTGGAaagtcaaaaatattaaaaagacaaaataataatggCACTTTTTCAATTCAGTAgtcaaaatattgaaatatccATTCGTCGACTTCACCTTTTTTTTCTCCTTTCCATCAAAAAATCTTGAATCCTCTTTAATATTTGAAAAGGTGGAAGTGAAACTTACAACATTATGTCGATATGCAGCCCTGATGATTCTTTCTACATACAATGGTATGTCAAGCCTCGTTTCAATACAATTTGGGAGACCACCTTGCCCTTTTACGAGGATCTTGACTATGTCATATCCAAAAGAGCAATAGAAGACCACCTGAAATGTTCCGCATTTATttcactattattttattttgagaaaTGCATTTTTTTGGCGCTGAAATCtgcgaaaatattattttggaaaTTGCCAAATTTAATGGAAATCTCCCAAAAGGGGGAACAATATAAGTACCCAATCTATTCTCATGTTTGGTGGCTCCGTTAACTCCAAGAAACACATTTGATTCATCTCAATTCCCAAGTAATCAAACCCATGTTGGGGTAACGAAACCaagaattgcttttaaattgtATCAGTAATCAAATGGAAGGACAATCTAGTGTGTATTTATTCACATGTTAATTAAACAATGGCTAACCTCGTAATCAATCATTTCCGTGGGCATAAAAGCGAATGGTATAGCCAATTTATCATTTGGTGGCACTTCCGCAAAGTATTGCAGGCATTTTATGACAGTGTCTGGTGTTATATTGTTGCCACGGAGAAGACGCCATGTTGTAAACACATCAGTAGGATTGTAGAGCCAGGTGATCTAGTAAATAATCTAATCTTAAAACATAGACATAGGCACTCATTATACGCACACAAGCACACATACAGcaacacgcacacacacacaaacacacactcCTACCTAACATTTGTATTGGAAGGCACTGGCCCCTATGATAGGTACGGGttgtcctagtttaggggccaggactccatTAAACTCGcatgtaaaagttttttgattcataaatttaaaaaaaaaaaatagaaaattttacAACCCGTTCATCTTCTGACATAAGCATAAATTATCGCGTTATCACTTTAAGACCCTGCTTTATATGCTCGTTTTAACACAAGATTAAGGTCATAGCTCCATCATCCATTTTCTCGACAAACGTTTTTGGATGATATACATTCCTACATTCCTAGCAtcccttatttttttttgtagaactTATCAACAATACCTACCATTTGTATCGTTGTCAGACTAACATGGTGAGGATGAAAAAGAATAATGTCAAACTTCTATTGGAAGGTGTATTAAAGACTGCACTTACCCGTATTACCGGATCGAGATTATTAATAGGCACTCTTCCACAATCCATCACTGTAAGATACTCATCTACACCCACTAGCCTGCGTAAGGGAACGAGGACGCCTTTCGAGTTTTCATGGGCGTAAATGTTAATGAAAACGTTCAGTGTCCGATGATTAGGCATTGTCATCACGAAGCAAAGAGTGGTTCGGCCCTCAAATGTGTACTTCAGTTTTAAGTGCAACAACACTGGATTTTCAGGCTAAAAAAACTCCAATGATTTCATTACCAAACTCTAAAATATCTTTTTGGTTACTTTTTCAGTCttttaagccctaattcgcacgagcgttaaaaaagcgttgcgttaaaacccggcgttggctgaaaataaaactgACGCCAAAAAAgcgctcgtgcgaatgaggccttacttTTCCAAAGTTTATATTCTATCAACAAACAGTGAACCTATGGAATATAAATCTCGTCAATATATTGTCTAACAATGTCAGATGGCTTTATTCTTTTATCAGCTGCACCGTGTACTTACCTGTGTTATTGCCTTTACCTTACCTGAAATAATGGTCAGATCTATCAAAACTTACTGTAACTATTCCATTCATTGGAACCAATTCTACCAAAGGTCTGTGAATACAGTTGTGCCGCATCTCATAAGTTGAAATACCAGTTTGAACTTCAACCATTTCACAATCGCAGATCTTTTCTCTTCGAAAATTGAACGGAACTGGTAAAGCATAAATACACCCCAATATGAGTATCAGTTCTACGTCACTGTGTCGAACACAAAGGTCTGGGGTGTAGAGGTTGACATTCAAAGGCTTGTTGGGTCGACATTCTTCAAGGGCTTTATTGAACCTGGCAAAATCATATTGATAAAATTCCATTTCTTTAGAAAGTTCAAGAAATTGTTGAAAATTCTTACTTACTCTTCAACGTTAATCATATTCCAGACGCAATGATTACTTAAAATAATGGGGCAATTAACTGTTATCGTACGTTTCACCTGAAATACGAACAAAAATATTAACGCTTAAATCAAAACTTAACAAAGCTTATTATATAGTAGATCGGTAGTGATGGTAAGTATTATTAATGCGTTTTTAATGGGCACACGAATATTTTCACTACCTATTCTTTTCAGCGCTAAGAAAATTCAAAACAACATAATTTTGCACATGCAAACTGTcaaatcaactcccatcggcggtgtttcCGCACTAGACTACaaaatggggttattcaaggggcggaccaacaaatcaatcggtaatcacttaacatcaggtgacccgcctgctcgccTGCTCGTATGTTCgctattgtattaaaaaaaattacgatcATCGTTTTCCTCATAACTCACTTTCGTTTATTACACCTTCAAATATCGACAGTACCTTAATCGTTGGGTATATCCCGTCATACCAGATGATGCATATAGTCTTCTTGATCGGCTGTATCTCTTCCACCACGTCGTATTCCGTACGAAAGAGTACCGTGTATTTGATGTCTATTTGACGTGAGCCCGCTCCTTCCGCCGTTACCGTCATATTCACTTCGCAGTGGTCAGATGGTTTCAAACTGTtctgttcaatttttttttttaaactaaacacCTAGGTATGCGCTTCACCACATCAAAGTAGGTGTACAGCCTAAtgtagcgcgcttgcctagaaggggCCTATTCagtcttcttttgaaggtcccaATATTGTAATTGTGTTGAAAATGGAAGCTGGAAGAGAAAGCTAACCTCATCTCACCTCACCTCCTCTTGAGGAGGAACTCCCTCCCGAGGGAACCTCAGAAACAAGGAAGCGAATCGTTTAGTACGAGTCTGTggaatttcaactttttagggtttcgaaTTTATTATATCGAATTTGTATGGTAATTTGCAGGAACTACACTGGTGTGTATTATTGCAGTAATTCTCATGAATGGGTCTTGAAATTTATAATCAAAGTGAAAACAAGAATTGGGTGCAATTTAACTGGGAACCTTAAACTTTCCTTTCTTTGTTTTTACTATAAGGTTTAGGAGTGCTTCATTGTTAGTTTACGAGTACTTACGACAGAGGAATCAATGTCAAATTTGTCACCACTAAAATCGTCTCCCATGCCATTAATAAGATGATACAATTTTGATGTGAAAAAACAGGATCCATAGTTGTAAAGTGTAACTGGAAATGTGACACTTTCACCCACTGCGGTGTCGTGAATGTTTAGTTTTATTGGCAATACCTGAAAATAATTAGGAAGAAAATGTAAATGTGTACCTGCCTATCTATCTGTACCTACAAAAATTACCTTCTAGAAGTAAAATGTGAATTTAAGTATAAATTGTACATTATTTACTAAAAAGCATTTTTTGAGAGATTTCTGCGAGTTTTATCCGACttatagataggtatctacataAGCTATATGAAAAATTACCTTCAAATTAGGCAGTTCGGAAAATccaattatattaataaatacttcTGTAGGTTCTCCAACAGGTCTGAAAAATTCAGGTTACTTTAGACCAaaagattaagtaggtacctaatatttcaTAGACGTAGGTATACGTACTAGGTACTATAGGCACATAGGAGCCGATATTGAAAAGAATTGGAATAGAAGATTTAATAAGGTAACTAAATAGATTCGCTTACTTTCCGTCAATCAAACAGATACATGAGCAAGTGACGGTGGTCTCATAAACTTTATCAGCTTCTCGAGGGAAGAACCACCAGTGAAATTTAACTATTTCCTTCGGCGGCAAAATTATGACCCCATTGTCATCAGCGCCAAGCCATGTCACATGACTTATGACTCTCATGCTGGAATtgtatgttaaaaattaaatctagcaatacatatttattcctcaaactttatgatttttataacttaggttgagatctatagcgcgcactttgactttgctcagacttataaggcactgttaaaacgagacagcgttagaCCGCCGACATAagtctatctcgttttaactgaagcttaagtctaagcaaagtacGGTTTATAGATCTAAGTCTAAGATATCCTAAAAAGTTATTTGCCAGAAAGAGCCTCGACTCCTCTAAGGTTTCCTGAGCTGACTTGTGGAGCAAGGGTTACGGACTACGGACTCAACAACGGTAATTGTCAATTTTTACAACTTTACCACTTTACTGCTTCTGGTGTTTGTGTTGGTGgtgaataagaataagaataagaagtgtttatttgctaaaCACTTCAAGTATTCCCAGCGGGACCAATGCGAAGCTGtgaccataatattattggGACTCTTAAATCTGTTTCGGATTTGCTTACAAAAAGTTTAGAGTGacctataaattataatgcTTGAAGAAAAATACTAACTGTGTTTCCATCCTAGTGAGATTGTGCATATAAGCCGTGCAGTAGTTCGTGCAACCAGTGATGGTGGGCTGGAACTCGTACATGGCGTGTGCGCCCGGGTTGTACCCGTGCGACATCATCTCCACCTGGCTGATCTCCGCGTTGCCACAGAAGGTAATACGAACCTGAATGAATTGCCCGATTTGATTTTTATGTCATGTagcatacttatatttttagaatatcaatttttttatgtaataactagaggatgctcgcgacttcgtccgcgtggatttaagtttttagaaatcccgtgggaactctttgattttccgggataaaaagtagcctatgtccgtccccgggatataagctaactgtgtaccaaatttcctcagaatcggttaaactattgggccgtgaaaaggtagcagacagacacacttttgcatttataatacatattagtatgtACAGTACAGTACTTTTTGCAAGTATTTCTCTAACTTACTTTTTGTGCTTTGTTAATAATAAGGTCCCAATTCTCGATATATTCTCCGAAAACTTTTGGCTCCAACGCTACAGTTATTATTTGCCATCCTCGCCCCGGAACTATGCCACACATGGGCATTACGACAAAATTCCTAAAACAGTAGAACATTACCTACAgtgaaagttgaaaaaaaaaagaatgaaagACAGAAAAGTCTCCAACGTAGCTTGCAAGTACGCATCCTTGTATtacaacttatttatttatttatttatttattgtactattacttatttattgtaaCCTGTAAGCTTACTGTATGAAAAGGTTTCAGCTAAGTTGGTGTGAGGCTCTAGATGGGTCTAGATAGATATTACGCCATAAGcgatttaaaatttttagttctTACGTGTTGTATGGCGCTTGTAATTTGAAATGCATGGGTGTATCCAATTTATTGGATAACATGAAGTTTGTAAATGTTGTCCTAGCCGGTACAGTGGGTGGTAAAACAacctgaaaataataattcatttttgGACCTTCCCTGAAAAACCACCACGTCTTACAGAAGATAAAGTTTTTTAGGAAGATTGGGCCACACTTCAAAAACAACAAATCGAAAATTACTAGGTACAGAGTaggaatatttaaatattttgagaaCTTTTTAAAGGGAATCTCCTCTGTGCAAAATGCTGCTTTCTAGGCTGAGATTTTGTCAAGGGAAGGCAATGAGTCTAAGGGTTTAGACTGGACATTGATAAGTCAGAAAGTGACTTAGGATTCTATTTCTATACATATTTAGATATCATGCAAATATTTTGGTTTGGTTACCAAGTTACCAACTAAAAGTCATAGTTGTTCATTCTAAATCCGAtttaatatcattaaaaaacataaaaagcaTACTACGTATTCAAAATATTCTTGATCAAACCTCAGTTGGACAATCCCATTCCGTTTTCCATACAGAACAAGGTGGCCACGTGTTACCAACACAAGGAATCCTAAACCAAGTGTGCTTAATTTTTTGTACAAACTCATCATTTTCCTTGTCATATTTTTTGTACTGATAATCCCCGCATAGCAAGTAACCATAAACTTCGTTGTCAACTTTCGGCCTAGAATTCAGATATTACCTGTTTCTGCCTCCCTCTGCGTTTTACTcctaattactaaaaaaaatctattaattgATCATTGAAAAGAGAAATGGCACTATTCAAAAATTGGCAGTTCTGAGTTAGAAAGATACCCGTTACTGCCAGAAAAGATACGTCTGAGATCCTTGAAGTAATCTATGGATCCTTGTCTTGGAAACTTCTGctggtcgattgcggaaaaacACTTTTCGCAAGATTGCATTAGTGtcactttatattttgttttacattttaaactcgATACAGACCGTTTTTTATAACTTGCCTCTTGCCGTCACGTTGGTACCATTGCAGTTCACACAATAATATGCCTTGACTTCAAAAGAATAAAGCAAACAAAGGAATGATGCCAACATGACGTTAAGGGCTAAGTTACAGTAAACGGTCTGTTATTTGAAAACGCAAATTTTTAAATCACCACTGAAAAAAATGAGATTTTTGGATAGGATATTCGCGAAATGATAACAACAGCTTCATTTACCTGAATCTGATAGTAAACAATCTGGATTCATTTGGAGGAATAACGCATGCAATAGGATCAATTATGAATACGTTATCAGCatctgtttaaataaaagtttctaAGTTTTATCCAAATCCATGCGATAGtttttatctacctatctaAACTTTCTAACATTTTGGTCTCACGGCAAAATCAGTTTTTACTCCAACGTAAAAAATGCAGTTGGCACACTACGTTTGAAATATTTATCTTATAGGTAAGATAGACTTGGTGATGAAATATTGCcaggtaaaaatattatattctgaaAACTGTTAAGACGTATATTAGCACAGTATTAAGTAGTTGCATCGTCGAATGATAAAACTGGTATTTTAGCTTAGgttattttctattttactgtgaaaaatccggtcaagtgcgagtcaagaTCGACAACGAGGGTCATATAAGATATACCTAACGCCTTTATATAgaactgcaagttaataatggTGTGCGTCATctctatgtgatttagtgaattgaatttttcgtgaacacattttaattttttgtgttatataaccacaaattcacggtgttcggattgtttcctttactcatgctataagacctacctacctgccaaatttcatgattctagatcaacgggaagtaccctacaggttttttttgacagacacgacagacggacagacagacaacaaagtgatcctataacaataagggtttcgttttttctttttatggtacggaacccttaaaactaacaaaactaaaagcaaaaaaagctagctattAAGTTTCACCTGGTATCCATTGTATACACCCATCGTCCTTCTCGTGATTGGTGACGCACAAAGTCTGCGATATGTTCATCGTTACATCAGAAACGCTTCCCGTACCGAAGTCTAAATACCTTTCGAACACCGATGCAGAGGGTATGTTACTTAAACAGGTCAAACTGTTCTCCATCAGGTGAGCTGATCGGCTTTTAACTTTCCAATTCTTTTCGAACACATGATCCTGTATATTGTACATTGGATTTCCGGCCAGTACAACGGATGCGATTACGTTCAGATATAATGGTTCCTGTTATAAATGAGCTATTAAGTTACTGACACATATTTTGATCACTcaaaactaatatctaaagatgcttatttaaaagaagaaataaaaatacgAGCCAAAATAAAAGAATTGTATACTTTAGAAGAAAAAACTAGCAATCACCACTTTattactagtattataaatataaatgggAGAGTGCAGTGTTTGCTTGCTGGTTGGTTCTTCGATCACGGCGCAACAGAGCCAaggattgatgtgattttttgcacggataTAAAGATCTGCTACTTTTTACCCTCGGAAAtcaattctcacgggatttttgaaaacctaaatccaagcggacaaattcgcgggcatcatttagtaaggTTATAATACTAAAATTGTAAATGATTCGCACCTGATTCAGGACTAAACAAACTAGTTCTGCCGTATAAACCCCGAGCGCTATTCCGGAGAACGTGATTGTGGTGGTAATATTTTCAAATGCCCGAATCACACCACAGTTACCTTTGGATATCTATAAAACAGAACCAGGATGGCAAAATATACACTTCAGTGgctaaatatgtacctactaaaaatacatagactgctaaaatcataaccttcctttcggttttgccgtagtcgggtaaaaacaatTTGGCTTAGGTACGATAGCCTTGTGGTAAGGACGTTTGCTTCTTCTTCAAGGGGTCCAGGGTCAGATCTTGCGCATGCGGCTGtagcttttcggagttatgtgccttttaacaactaaattaaatactttaaccgtgaagaaaaatatcgtgaaAAAACATGCATGTCTCTGAGTTCTCCataggtaatattttcaaaggtgtaaaattctgccaatccacactt includes the following:
- the LOC123881200 gene encoding cilia- and flagella-associated protein 65-like isoform X2 yields the protein MQNFSVESISENKIVSFDCIPVDTVAEKRISIQNVSEGNLTYRVSLIYVLNSIDHVFKLSITSTPVKSLDWAEVKIIFRPNVAGQSYTEYYMVDDTAGNVYRLTVTGKCFGPHVTLNKKKLVFRICKNVSEKRKEVINMINKSGVDATYQWLLPTGGQGFFQISKGNCGVIRAFENITTTITFSGIALGVYTAELVCLVLNQEPLYLNVIASVVLAGNPMYNIQDHVFEKNWKVKSRSAHLMENSLTCLSNIPSASVFERYLDFGTGSVSDVTMNISQTLCVTNHEKDDGCIQWIPDADNVFIIDPIACVIPPNESRLFTIRFRPKVDNEVYGYLLCGDYQYKKYDKENDEFVQKIKHTWFRIPCVGNTWPPCSVWKTEWDCPTEVVLPPTVPARTTFTNFMLSNKLDTPMHFKLQAPYNTNFVVMPMCGIVPGRGWQIITVALEPKVFGEYIENWDLIINKAQKVRITFCGNAEISQVEMMSHGYNPGAHAMYEFQPTITGCTNYCTAYMHNLTRMETHMRVISHVTWLGADDNGVIILPPKEIVKFHWWFFPREADKVYETTVTCSCICLIDGKPVGEPTEVFINIIGFSELPNLKVLPIKLNIHDTAVGESVTFPVTLYNYGSCFFTSKLYHLINGMGDDFSGDKFDIDSSVNSLKPSDHCEVNMTVTAEGAGSRQIDIKYTVLFRTEYDVVEEIQPIKKTICIIWYDGIYPTIKVKRTITVNCPIILSNHCVWNMINVEEFNKALEECRPNKPLNVNLYTPDLCVRHSDVELILILGCIYALPVPFNFRREKICDCEMVEVQTGISTYEMRHNCIHRPLVELVPMNGIVTPENPVLLHLKLKYTFEGRTTLCFVMTMPNHRTLNVFINIYAHENSKGVLVPLRRLVGVDEYLTVMDCGRVPINNLDPVIRITWLYNPTDVFTTWRLLRGNNITPDTVIKCLQYFAEVPPNDKLAIPFAFMPTEMIDYEVSLSKEHMTLPIMLTHSLSRDIIAISNDTDHVIRFIWLPERIPNLINIVMTPWWGVIQPKSTEWITMTVYTLQEPATFTTTVTCELLDLTERRRYQKNEVLRRAKTEKCNQEFIITEDGLFHPDINDCPPYVLDIKKPLPSYLAMTVAISTRGQRDGYNRMLLKQMWEQTPPYDLLSSDVYGNLEGTSGNNMTTMDVSQIIDALLWEALHSKMFKFHLEYYAKEDIPTHDQLVKAIESDMKSKLSKRVTSGICDAIVNKAMFSVYNLNCRHEFTILEAE